In one Bdellovibrio sp. ArHS genomic region, the following are encoded:
- a CDS encoding KH domain-containing protein: protein MEDFNETASTNRICRTEYSKEVKTILEDILTRILPDTSGFGVEIVHGEKTTIFKVNCSQKSLGHLLGKQGKMIESLRKIVLSMTTKNGFRSIIEIPYYNVQK from the coding sequence ATGGAAGATTTCAATGAAACGGCCTCAACAAATCGCATATGCAGAACAGAATACTCTAAAGAAGTTAAGACGATTCTAGAAGATATTCTCACAAGAATATTGCCCGACACTTCCGGCTTTGGTGTTGAAATAGTACATGGGGAAAAGACAACCATCTTTAAGGTGAACTGTTCGCAAAAAAGTTTGGGGCATTTATTGGGCAAGCAAGGAAAGATGATCGAGTCTTTAAGGAAGATTGTTCTTTCAATGACAACAAAAAATGGCTTTAGATCTATTATTGAAATTCCTTACTATAATGTGCAAAAGTAG